A single window of Archangium gephyra DNA harbors:
- a CDS encoding peptidoglycan-binding protein — protein sequence MVAIARSSAALAPRASAALAAPPTLRLDSRGAAVTTLQNKLKAAGFNPGAADGHFGPKTLAAVKAFQKAKGLEADGVVGPKTWNALNKATAPKPPAPPASSGGSGPTLREGARGEPVRALQNRLNQLGFNVGAADGSFGPKTEAAVKAFQKAKGLTADGVVGPKTWDKLGIKVSGPVTTPGTGGGRAVKGYVNGVPRDITVSPIAGGKEMRSDAAAAFNRMHAAAKAAGINLHVNSAFRSMEEQRALYQKYLNGTGNLAAKPGYSNHQGGIALDINVGGTGTSTYKWLANNASRFGFARTVPSEPWHWEYRP from the coding sequence ATGGTCGCCATCGCCCGCTCTTCCGCCGCCCTCGCGCCCCGCGCCAGCGCCGCCCTCGCCGCTCCCCCCACGCTGCGCCTGGACTCGCGCGGCGCCGCCGTCACCACCCTCCAGAACAAGCTCAAGGCCGCGGGCTTCAACCCCGGCGCCGCCGACGGCCACTTCGGCCCCAAGACGCTCGCCGCCGTGAAGGCCTTCCAGAAGGCCAAGGGCCTCGAGGCCGATGGTGTCGTGGGCCCCAAGACGTGGAACGCCCTCAACAAGGCCACCGCCCCCAAGCCCCCCGCCCCTCCCGCCTCCTCCGGCGGCTCCGGCCCCACCCTGCGCGAGGGCGCCCGCGGTGAGCCCGTCCGCGCCCTGCAGAACCGCCTCAACCAGCTCGGCTTCAACGTCGGCGCCGCTGATGGCTCCTTCGGCCCCAAGACCGAGGCCGCCGTGAAGGCCTTCCAGAAGGCCAAGGGCCTCACCGCCGATGGCGTCGTCGGCCCCAAGACGTGGGACAAGCTCGGCATCAAGGTGTCCGGCCCCGTCACCACCCCCGGCACCGGTGGCGGCCGCGCCGTGAAGGGCTACGTCAACGGCGTGCCCCGCGACATCACCGTGTCCCCCATCGCCGGTGGCAAGGAGATGCGCTCGGACGCCGCCGCCGCCTTCAACCGCATGCACGCCGCCGCCAAGGCCGCCGGCATCAACCTCCACGTCAACAGCGCCTTCCGCTCCATGGAGGAGCAGCGCGCCCTCTACCAGAAGTACCTCAACGGCACCGGCAACCTCGCCGCCAAGCCCGGCTACTCCAACCACCAGGGCGGCATCGCCCTCGACATCAACGTGGGCGGCACCGGCACCTCCACCTATAAGTGGCTGGCCAACAACGCGAGCCGCTTCGGCTTCGCCCGCACCGTCCCCTCCGAGCCCTGGCACTGGGAGTACCGGCCGTGA
- a CDS encoding esterase/lipase family protein has protein sequence MKKLHTLLMALCALGLASQAQAGAAKTTYPVVFAHGMAGFDDILGYDYWGDDYGMFVGDTCSLFETPCNEDIDGGQKSFVGQVQPFQNSEVRGLDLANDIEGYMASTGATRVNLIGHSQGGLDARKAAKVLYTRKGYTVVSVLVSVSSPHRGSPVAKYILDLKPGVTSVISALAEFYGNVVYQSGNDAFAGAKQLVYNDYSSTDGITTGAKAFNVNNPIDSRYASRYVSLLTAQNGVNVNPALWLLSEFIYDIDGDGYCLEDCDNDGAAGKGDGYANESDDDGLVGINSQQMGYRLRYSESALGFDYVGTDSNVPYMGNINTPSASSQMTSTSSVITQDHMDVVGVGPDTFDEPEFYAAIIDYIAYFD, from the coding sequence ATGAAGAAGCTGCACACCCTGTTGATGGCGCTGTGCGCGCTCGGGCTTGCCTCCCAGGCGCAGGCCGGTGCCGCGAAGACGACCTACCCCGTGGTGTTCGCCCACGGCATGGCCGGCTTCGACGACATCCTCGGCTACGACTACTGGGGCGACGACTACGGCATGTTCGTGGGCGACACGTGCAGCCTCTTCGAGACGCCCTGCAACGAGGACATCGACGGCGGCCAGAAGAGCTTCGTGGGCCAGGTGCAGCCCTTCCAGAACTCCGAGGTGCGTGGCCTGGACCTGGCCAACGACATCGAGGGGTACATGGCCAGCACGGGCGCCACGCGGGTGAATCTGATCGGCCACTCGCAGGGAGGCCTGGACGCGCGCAAGGCGGCCAAGGTGCTCTACACCCGCAAGGGCTACACCGTGGTGAGCGTGCTCGTCAGCGTGTCCTCGCCCCACCGCGGCTCGCCCGTGGCCAAGTACATCCTCGACCTGAAGCCCGGCGTCACCAGCGTCATCTCCGCCCTGGCCGAGTTCTACGGCAACGTCGTCTACCAGTCGGGCAATGACGCCTTCGCCGGCGCCAAGCAGCTCGTCTACAACGACTACAGCTCCACCGATGGCATCACCACCGGCGCCAAGGCCTTCAACGTCAACAACCCCATCGACTCGCGCTACGCCTCCCGCTACGTCTCGCTCCTCACCGCGCAGAACGGCGTCAACGTGAACCCCGCGCTCTGGCTGCTCAGCGAGTTCATCTACGACATCGACGGCGACGGCTACTGCCTGGAGGACTGCGACAACGACGGCGCCGCCGGCAAGGGCGACGGCTACGCCAACGAGTCGGATGACGACGGCCTGGTGGGCATCAACTCGCAGCAGATGGGCTACCGGCTGCGCTACAGCGAGAGCGCGCTGGGCTTCGACTACGTGGGCACCGACTCCAACGTCCCCTACATGGGCAACATCAACACGCCCAGCGCCTCCTCGCAGATGACCTCCACCTCGAGCGTCATCACCCAGGACCACATGGACGTCGTCGGAGTGGGCCCCGACACCTTCGATGAGCCCGAGTTCTACGCCGCCATCATCGACTACATCGCCTACTTCGACTGA
- a CDS encoding SDR family NAD(P)-dependent oxidoreductase gives MSRLKDKVALVTGAASGIGRATALMFGREGARVVVTDISPAGEQVAQDIRAAGGLSFFAVHDVTDEVTWQKVMARTLDVYGRLDVLVNNAGIAISRSVAEMSMAEWREQMAVNLDAVFLGTKYAVRTMRLGKRGGSIINVASVSGLVGSPGTAAYSASKGGVRMLSKAVAMECAPDSIRVNAVFPGGVRTPIWQNADWWDGFVQQVGSEDEAWKKLEGASPLGRMGEPEDIAEAILYLASDASRYVTGAELVVDGGYTAR, from the coding sequence ATGAGTCGATTGAAGGACAAGGTGGCCCTCGTGACGGGGGCGGCTTCGGGAATCGGGCGTGCCACGGCGCTGATGTTCGGCCGGGAGGGCGCGCGGGTGGTGGTGACGGACATCTCGCCAGCGGGCGAGCAGGTGGCGCAGGACATCCGTGCGGCCGGAGGGCTGTCCTTCTTCGCGGTGCACGACGTCACGGACGAGGTGACGTGGCAGAAGGTGATGGCGCGCACGCTGGACGTGTATGGCCGGCTGGACGTGCTGGTGAACAACGCGGGCATCGCCATTTCGCGCTCGGTGGCGGAGATGAGCATGGCGGAGTGGCGCGAGCAGATGGCGGTGAACCTGGACGCCGTCTTCCTGGGCACCAAGTACGCGGTGCGCACCATGCGGCTGGGCAAGCGCGGGGGCTCCATCATCAACGTGGCCTCGGTGTCCGGGCTGGTGGGCAGTCCCGGGACGGCGGCCTACTCGGCGAGCAAGGGCGGGGTGCGCATGTTGAGCAAGGCGGTGGCCATGGAGTGCGCGCCCGATAGCATCCGCGTCAACGCGGTGTTCCCGGGCGGGGTGCGCACGCCCATCTGGCAGAACGCGGACTGGTGGGACGGCTTCGTCCAGCAGGTGGGCAGCGAGGACGAGGCGTGGAAGAAGCTCGAGGGCGCCTCGCCGCTGGGCCGCATGGGTGAGCCCGAGGACATCGCCGAGGCCATCCTCTACCTGGCCTCGGACGCCTCGCGCTACGTCACCGGCGCGGAGCTCGTGGTGGACGGCGGCTACACCGCGCGCTAG
- a CDS encoding LysR family transcriptional regulator: protein MDLNLLGLFLAVAETGSFSEAARRLGLPKSSVSRGVASLEASLGAQLLHRTTRHVSLSTAGAALYERTAPLLASLKEAVGTLPESEEAPSGELRLTAPHDMGATFLPEVVARFTARYPSVRVDCRLTNRNVDLVAEGFDLALRASGAKLADSSLRVRRLGTLDVQLFAAPTYLARRGTPRSPEELAQHDLIVFRGLKYLRELGLPEKQARVLGDDMLFLREAAKAGAGIAVLPTFLAQADVTSGQLVRVLPRSTQPSTSLVMLYPRTQHVPRKVSAFRDFLLEFLKGRPLSAAPPAG, encoded by the coding sequence ATGGATTTGAACCTCCTGGGCCTCTTCCTCGCCGTCGCGGAGACCGGCAGCTTCTCGGAAGCGGCCCGCAGGCTCGGGCTGCCCAAGTCGTCCGTGAGCCGGGGCGTGGCGAGCCTCGAGGCCTCCTTGGGTGCGCAGCTGCTCCACCGCACCACCCGTCACGTGTCCCTGAGCACCGCGGGTGCCGCGCTGTACGAGCGGACCGCCCCCCTGCTCGCCTCCCTCAAGGAAGCCGTCGGCACCCTGCCCGAGAGCGAGGAGGCCCCTTCCGGCGAGCTGCGCCTCACCGCCCCCCATGACATGGGCGCCACCTTCCTGCCCGAGGTCGTCGCCCGCTTCACCGCCCGCTACCCCTCGGTGCGCGTCGACTGCCGCCTCACCAACCGCAACGTGGACCTGGTGGCCGAGGGGTTCGATCTCGCGCTGCGCGCCTCGGGCGCGAAGCTGGCCGACTCCTCGTTGAGGGTCCGGCGGCTCGGGACGCTCGACGTGCAGCTCTTCGCCGCCCCCACGTACCTCGCCCGCCGGGGCACGCCCCGCTCGCCCGAGGAGCTCGCCCAGCATGACCTCATCGTGTTCCGCGGGCTCAAGTACCTGCGCGAGCTGGGCCTCCCGGAGAAGCAGGCACGCGTGCTCGGCGATGACATGCTCTTCCTGCGCGAGGCGGCGAAGGCGGGCGCGGGCATCGCCGTCCTCCCCACCTTCCTCGCCCAGGCGGACGTCACGTCCGGGCAGCTCGTCCGCGTGCTGCCCCGTTCCACGCAGCCGTCCACGTCCCTCGTGATGCTGTACCCGCGCACCCAGCACGTCCCGAGGAAGGTGTCCGCCTTCCGCGACTTCCTGCTCGAGTTCCTCAAGGGACGGCCGCTGTCGGCCGCTCCCCCCGCGGGCTGA